Proteins found in one Methanobacterium sp. genomic segment:
- a CDS encoding 4Fe-4S binding protein produces MVTIGACVKEPGSSRNNKTGSWRTFKPILDKEKCIDCENCVLFCPEGCINKDYDIDYDYCKGCGICAEECPVEAIKMERG; encoded by the coding sequence ATGGTAACAATTGGAGCATGTGTCAAAGAACCTGGCAGCTCACGAAATAACAAAACCGGGAGCTGGAGAACATTTAAACCAATTTTGGACAAAGAAAAATGTATTGACTGTGAAAACTGTGTTCTTTTCTGCCCTGAAGGATGCATTAACAAGGATTATGACATAGATTACGACTACTGTAAAGGCTGCGGCATATGTGCTGAAGAATGCCCAGTCGAAGCAATAAAAATGGAGAGAGGATAA
- a CDS encoding pyruvate ferredoxin oxidoreductase, producing the protein FAKVIGGVSLDSIIKIIKETFPGKIGEKNAEAAKIAFEKVK; encoded by the coding sequence CTTTGCCAAAGTAATTGGCGGAGTATCTTTAGATTCAATAATTAAAATTATAAAAGAAACTTTCCCCGGCAAAATTGGGGAGAAAAATGCTGAAGCAGCTAAAATTGCCTTTGAAAAGGTGAAATAA